ACTGCGAGCAGTCCCACACCGACTCGTTGAGCAGCTCGTAGAAGGTGTGAACGTCCTCGCGCGCCATCACCTGGGCGAAGACCCGCGGGCTGAAGTCGTAGAAGCGCGCCGACGGGCAGGCGGCGACGCAGATGCCGCACTCGTAGCAGCCGTAGAGGGTGGTCTCCCACCGCATGTCGCCCTTGACCTCGTCGAAGAGCTGCTGCTTCTCCTCGTAGGGGACGTCCTGGTACCTGGCGTCGGCGTAGATCGGTTCTGAGGCCTCAGCCATCGAAGCCCTCGCAGTGGACGCACTCGGCGAGCTCTTTCTCGGCCATGTAGGCCGCGAAGCCTTCGGCGGCAGCCTCTCCCGTCAGCAGCCCGGACAGTGCCGCGTCACCGCCCTCGGGCGCGATACGCACGATCCAGCCGTCCTTATAGGGACTGCGGTTGAGGATCGTGGCGTCAGCCACGGCGGCATCGT
This portion of the bacterium genome encodes:
- a CDS encoding heterodisulfide reductase subunit C, translating into MAEASEPIYADARYQDVPYEEKQQLFDEVKGDMRWETTLYGCYECGICVAACPSARFYDFSPRVFAQVMAREDVHTFYELLNESVWDCSQ